The genomic region GCGTACGAGTCCACGCTGAGGATCTCGTTCGACGTGCGCGGCGGTCTGCTGATGCGGCAGATCCACCACTGGGCCGCCGTGCTGTTCGTCGCGGCGATGAGCGTGCACCTGCTGCGGGTCTTCTTCACCGGCGCCTACCGCAAGCCGCGGGAGCTGAACTGGCTGATCGGGATCGCGATGCTGTTCTTCGGCATCGTCGAGGGCTTCATCGGCTACAGCCTGCCCGACGACCTGCTCTCCGGCACCGGCCTGCGGATCTCCCAGGGCCTGGTCCAGGCCACCCCGGTGGCCGGCAGCTGGCTGGCGTTCTTCATCTTCGGCGGCCAGTTCCCCGGTGACGACTTCGTCGCCCGGTTCTACACCGTGCACGTGCTGCTGCTGCCCGGCATCATTCTCGCCCTGGTCACCGTGCACCTGATCCTGGTCGTCTACCACAAGCACACCCAGTTCCCCGGCCCCGGCCGGACCGAGAAGAACGTGGTCGGCTACCCGCTGCTGCCGGTGTACGCCGCGAAGGCCGGCGGCTTCTTCTTCGTCGTGTTCGGGGTGCTGGCGCTGATGGGCGCCCTGCTGCAGATCAACCCGGTCTGGCTGTACGGCCCGTACAACCCGGCCGAGGTGACCGCCGGCTCCCAGCCCGACTGGTACATGGCGTGGCTCGATGGCGCGGTCCGGCTGATGCCGGGCGTCGAGTCGGAGTTCTGGGGCGTCACGATCAGCTGGAACATCGTCGTACCGGCACTGGTGATGCCGCCGCTGTTCATCGGGTTCGTCGCGCTGTTCCCGTTCATCGAGCAGCGCTTCACCGGCGACCGGCGCGAGCACCACCTGCTCGACCGGCCGCGCAACGCGCCGACCCGGACCGGCATCGGCGTGGCGATCATGGTCTTCTACGGCATCCTCTGGCTGAACAGCGGCAACGACCTGATCGCCATCCACTTCGGCCTGTCGATCAACGCGATCATGTGGTTCTGCCGGATCGCGGTCTTCGTCGGGCCCGTGCTCGGCCTCGTCATCACCCGCCGGATCGCGATCTCGCTGCAACGCGCCGACGAGCAGCGGCTCGAGCACGGCCTGGAGACCGGCGTCATCGTGCGCTCGCCCGACGGCGCGTACTCCGAGAAGCACAGCCCGATCTCGACGTACGAGGCGTACGCCCTCACCGCCCACCGGCAGCCGCCGGCGGCGGACGAGACCACCGACGACCTGCCGGCGAAGAAGGCCTGACCGCCTGGCGCCCGGTTATCCGGCCGCCAGGTTTCCGACGATCAGGTCGCTCAAAGCCGTGACGGCGTCGTCCGTGGTCGCGCGGTCATGGTTGAGTTCGGCGGCGATCGCCTCGGCCGCGCCGAGGACGCCGACGCAGCGCAGCTTCAGCGCGTCCACCGACAGGCTCGAGTACGGCGCCATTGCACCGGCCATCAACTCGACGTAGTCGTCGAGCAGGTCGTGCTGCATCGCCTCGGCCTCCGGATTGCCCTTCAGCGCGGCGGAGACGGCCGCGAACTCCGGCATGTCGGTCGCGCACGCGAAGTACGCCGTACTCATCACGTGGGCCACCGCGCCGGCGGCTGGATCGGCCGCCGCGAGCGCCTCGGCCAAGGCGGATCGATGCCGCTCGTCGAGTCGCCGGTAGAGCTCCAGCAGCAGGCCGGTGCGACTGCCGAAGTGGTCGTACACGATCGGCCTGCTCACTCCGGCCGCCTCGGCGAGCGTGACCAGTGTGAGGCCGTCGGTTCCCCGGGCGCGAACGATGCCCAGGCCGGCGTCGAGCAACTGCTCGCGCCTGGCCTGCTTGGACATCCGGGTCGGTGCTGCCGTCATGGATCCTCCTTGCGTTCCGGGGTCAGCCTAGGCTACAAAGTGTAGGTTACAAAATGTAGCTTTCGCTGATCGAGAGGACACCATGGAGACGGAACCTGTACTCATCCTGGGCGGTTCGGGCCAGGCGGGCGCGAGCACCGGCGAGCTGCTGCGGCAGTGGCACCCGAACCTGCCGCTGACGATCGCGGGCCGGAGCCTCGACCGCGCGCAGCGGGTGGCCGACGAGCTGGGCGCCGCGAACGCGGTCACGATCGACCTGGCCCGCGCCGATCTCGGCCTGCCTGCGGGTCACAGCCACTCCGCGGTGGTGGCCACACTCTGGGACAACCACCTGAACGGGTTGCGGTACGCGCAGGACCACGGTGTGCCGTACGTCAGCATCTCCAACGGTCTGGTGGAGATCGCACCGGAGGTTGTCGCGGGCGGCCAGCGACCGAACACGGCGCCCATCCTGCTGGCCAGCCACTTCTGCGCGGGCTCCGTCCTGCTCGCCACGGTGCACCTGGCCCGGAAGTTCGCCCGGGTCGACTCGATCCGGGTCGGCGCCCTGCTGGACGAGGTCGACGCCGGCGGACCGGCCGGGCTGGCCGACCTGGAGCGCCTGGCGACAGCCTCCTCGGCAGGACTCGTCCGCCGGGACGGGGTCTTCACCTGGATCCCCGAGGCCGACGCGCGGGTCGACGTGCGCAGCATCGACGGCACGATGGTGCCCGGGCAGCAGATCGCCGTGCTCGACGTGCCAGGTCTCGCGCTCGCAACGGGCGCGGCCGACGTCCAGCTGGCGTTCGCCGTCGGTGAGTCCGCCGGCCGGCGACGTGGCGAGCACCCGTCGATCGAGATCCGCATCGACCTCGACGGGGCCGACGAAACCGGCGCGCCGCTCAGCACCAGCCAGTACCTGGTCCACCCGGCCGGCCAGCGGCCGCTGACCGCGCTCGGCATCGCACTCGGGGTGGAACGGCTGATCGGTCTGCGTGGCGAGCCCGTCGCCCCGGGCATCTACACCCCCGAGGCGCTGACCGACCCGGCCTTCGCGGTCGAGCGGCTGACGGAGCTCGGCGCGAGCTTCGTCAGCGCGGACACGCCCGCGCTGAAATAGCTGTGGCGGGGTTGTCGAATCCGGGACGGCCCCGTTCGTCGGTGGGGCACAACCGACCCCGGAGAACGGAGTACAGCGATGACAACCCCGGAGAACCTGCCGAAGGTGGTGTCGCGGGAGCAGTGGCTGGCCGCGCGCAAAGAGCTGCTGGTCAAGGAGAAGGAGGTCACCCGGCTGGCGGCCGCCGTCAACGCCGAGCGGCGGCGGCTGCCGATGGTGCGCATCGACAAGCCGTACACCTTCGACGGGCCGAACGGGCGGGTCAGCCTGCTCGACCTGTTCGAAGGGCGGCCGCAGCTGGTCATGCACCACTTCATGTGGACCTACGACATCGATGCCGACGGCACCGAGCACCCCCGCGACACCGGCTGCTCCAGCTGCTCGTCGGCCGCCGACCAGATTCCGGCCAGGCTGAGTCAGCTGCACGCCCGGAACACCTCGCTGGTGGCGGTGAGCCGGGCGCCGTACGAGAAGATCGCCGCGTTCCGCTCCCGGATGGGCTGGACCTTTCCGTGGTACTCCTCGGCCGGCGGCGACTTCAACTACGACTTCCACGCCACCGTGGACGACCGGGTCGCACCGGTGCAGATCTACCTGCGCGGCGAAGCGGAGCTGGCCGCCGCCGGCATGCCGTTCGACCGGACCATGCGCG from Kribbella flavida DSM 17836 harbors:
- a CDS encoding cytochrome b, producing the protein MAQPQLPPAAAWLDDRLGIAKLGKKNLRKVFPDHWSFMLGEIALYSFVILILTGVFLALWFTPSMAEVEYQGSYSLLKGLAMSEAYESTLRISFDVRGGLLMRQIHHWAAVLFVAAMSVHLLRVFFTGAYRKPRELNWLIGIAMLFFGIVEGFIGYSLPDDLLSGTGLRISQGLVQATPVAGSWLAFFIFGGQFPGDDFVARFYTVHVLLLPGIILALVTVHLILVVYHKHTQFPGPGRTEKNVVGYPLLPVYAAKAGGFFFVVFGVLALMGALLQINPVWLYGPYNPAEVTAGSQPDWYMAWLDGAVRLMPGVESEFWGVTISWNIVVPALVMPPLFIGFVALFPFIEQRFTGDRREHHLLDRPRNAPTRTGIGVAIMVFYGILWLNSGNDLIAIHFGLSINAIMWFCRIAVFVGPVLGLVITRRIAISLQRADEQRLEHGLETGVIVRSPDGAYSEKHSPISTYEAYALTAHRQPPAADETTDDLPAKKA
- a CDS encoding TetR/AcrR family transcriptional regulator; translation: MTAAPTRMSKQARREQLLDAGLGIVRARGTDGLTLVTLAEAAGVSRPIVYDHFGSRTGLLLELYRRLDERHRSALAEALAAADPAAGAVAHVMSTAYFACATDMPEFAAVSAALKGNPEAEAMQHDLLDDYVELMAGAMAPYSSLSVDALKLRCVGVLGAAEAIAAELNHDRATTDDAVTALSDLIVGNLAAG
- a CDS encoding saccharopine dehydrogenase; amino-acid sequence: METEPVLILGGSGQAGASTGELLRQWHPNLPLTIAGRSLDRAQRVADELGAANAVTIDLARADLGLPAGHSHSAVVATLWDNHLNGLRYAQDHGVPYVSISNGLVEIAPEVVAGGQRPNTAPILLASHFCAGSVLLATVHLARKFARVDSIRVGALLDEVDAGGPAGLADLERLATASSAGLVRRDGVFTWIPEADARVDVRSIDGTMVPGQQIAVLDVPGLALATGAADVQLAFAVGESAGRRRGEHPSIEIRIDLDGADETGAPLSTSQYLVHPAGQRPLTALGIALGVERLIGLRGEPVAPGIYTPEALTDPAFAVERLTELGASFVSADTPALK
- a CDS encoding DUF899 domain-containing protein translates to MTTPENLPKVVSREQWLAARKELLVKEKEVTRLAAAVNAERRRLPMVRIDKPYTFDGPNGRVSLLDLFEGRPQLVMHHFMWTYDIDADGTEHPRDTGCSSCSSAADQIPARLSQLHARNTSLVAVSRAPYEKIAAFRSRMGWTFPWYSSAGGDFNYDFHATVDDRVAPVQIYLRGEAELAAAGMPFDRTMRGDWPGISAFLRVGDEVFHTYSTFGRGIEQFHNGYPYLDLTALGRQEHWEEPKGRAVPLGRQVGGPGMRLPDEYDV